A single genomic interval of Pyruvatibacter sp. HU-CL02332 harbors:
- a CDS encoding helix-turn-helix transcriptional regulator, whose amino-acid sequence MWVARKEPNPIDVHVGSRVRLRRLLVGMSQEKLGEQLGLTFQQVQKYEKGTNRIGASRLYEVSRILNVPVQYFYEEMADNDAHAPGGEQAFAEGDSAPFVMDFVSSSEGLQLNRAFVEIRDPAVRRGIVDMLKALAKSQSPVPE is encoded by the coding sequence ATGTGGGTGGCTAGGAAAGAACCAAATCCGATTGACGTGCATGTGGGTAGCCGGGTCCGGCTGCGTCGATTGCTCGTCGGGATGAGTCAGGAAAAGCTGGGTGAGCAACTCGGGCTGACTTTCCAGCAGGTTCAGAAATACGAGAAGGGTACAAACCGTATTGGCGCCAGCCGCCTGTATGAGGTGTCGCGTATTCTCAATGTGCCGGTGCAGTATTTCTACGAAGAAATGGCTGACAATGATGCCCACGCTCCCGGCGGAGAACAGGCATTTGCAGAAGGCGACAGCGCGCCGTTTGTAATGGACTTTGTGTCCAGTTCAGAAGGCCTTCAGCTCAACCGGGCTTTTGTTGAAATCCGCGACCCGGCCGTTCGCCGCGGCATTGTGGATATGCTCAAGGCACTGGCGAAATCTCAGAGCCCAGTTCCTGAATAA
- a CDS encoding RNA-binding protein translates to MSQAPVGEPSAETSETPSPEKGSGRKKTPERRCIVSGETGTTATLVRFAIGPDDQVVPDIEGKLPGRGIWVTSNRDAVEKAAQKGLFARAAKQNAKAPADLADQVEAGLRRRVLALLGLARKAGQVMAGHAKVEEAAMKAQVVALFLASDAGKEGQKNAKAIAAGVDAPIVAEFSAEQLGLALGRPNVVHAALTASGAASKGRARHMEAPEVHAGDLARNVLPADKLSGLIMCEVGRLQGFQGGA, encoded by the coding sequence ATGAGCCAGGCACCAGTGGGGGAGCCTTCGGCGGAAACGTCTGAAACGCCCTCGCCTGAAAAGGGATCTGGCCGCAAGAAAACCCCGGAACGCCGCTGCATTGTCAGCGGTGAGACGGGGACAACGGCCACGCTGGTGCGGTTTGCCATCGGGCCTGACGATCAGGTGGTGCCGGATATCGAGGGCAAATTGCCCGGACGCGGTATCTGGGTGACCTCAAACCGCGATGCGGTGGAAAAAGCGGCCCAAAAGGGCCTTTTTGCCCGTGCCGCGAAACAAAATGCCAAGGCCCCCGCTGATCTGGCAGATCAGGTGGAAGCGGGGCTGAGGCGGCGGGTTCTGGCGTTGCTGGGGCTCGCGCGCAAGGCAGGCCAGGTGATGGCAGGCCATGCAAAGGTTGAAGAAGCGGCCATGAAGGCCCAAGTGGTGGCGCTGTTTTTGGCGTCCGACGCGGGCAAGGAAGGCCAGAAGAATGCGAAGGCCATTGCGGCCGGCGTCGATGCTCCGATTGTGGCTGAATTTTCGGCAGAACAATTGGGTTTGGCATTGGGGCGGCCAAATGTGGTACATGCTGCCCTGACTGCAAGCGGCGCTGCCTCAAAAGGGCGAGCGCGGCACATGGAGGCACCAGAAGTACACGCGGGCGACTTGGCCCGAAATGTACTGCCTGCCGACAAGCTCTCCGGCCTCATTATGTGTGAGGTTGGACGGTTGCAGGGGTTCCAGGGCGGAGCTTGA
- the rimP gene encoding ribosome maturation factor RimP: protein MSLKAKTPAEERIEGIIAPLVESLGYEIVRIRVIGSGTPTLQIMAEKADGTMPIEGCEEVSRAVSAALDVDDPISGKYTLEVSSAGIDRPLTREKDFETWAGHLAKVELQVPIDGRKRFRGLLDGFATDENEIRIAVEIEGFSEPQVVGLPFGDVHDAKLVLTDALIKQSQKSGGASPKPSAPTELETLEEDITE, encoded by the coding sequence TTGAGCCTGAAGGCCAAGACACCCGCGGAAGAACGCATCGAAGGCATCATCGCCCCTCTCGTTGAGAGCCTGGGCTATGAAATCGTGCGCATTCGCGTCATCGGCTCCGGTACACCGACCTTGCAGATCATGGCGGAAAAGGCCGACGGCACCATGCCGATTGAAGGCTGCGAGGAAGTCTCCCGCGCCGTTTCAGCGGCTTTGGACGTGGATGACCCGATTTCCGGCAAATACACGCTGGAAGTGTCGTCCGCCGGAATTGACCGCCCGCTGACCCGCGAGAAGGACTTTGAGACTTGGGCAGGACATCTCGCCAAGGTCGAGCTGCAGGTGCCGATTGATGGCCGCAAACGCTTTCGCGGCCTGCTGGACGGGTTTGCGACAGACGAAAACGAAATCCGCATTGCGGTTGAGATTGAAGGTTTTTCCGAACCACAGGTCGTGGGCCTGCCGTTCGGCGATGTGCATGACGCAAAGCTGGTGCTGACCGACGCGCTCATCAAACAAAGTCAGAAATCGGGAGGGGCATCACCAAAACCGTCTGCCCCCACCGAACTTGAAACACTAGAAGAAGACATCACGGAGTAA
- a CDS encoding LysR family transcriptional regulator, translating into MIRLDRKHLALVCAIAREGTMTAAANALAVSQPALSKQLTQLEEMLGTPLFERTGKSTSTGQTTMRLTRPGRAFEQRARSLLEEFQAFETTLNTRVGGASGRLRIATDVIHNDAALARAMRAFASDHPGIELDAGPEIAPLDALTAEKVDVAIVGEAPTLSGVAYTQLEPDELVAVMRADHGLAAKAHVAPDDLEGQEVIYHLELERSILHRRYLKPAGIRIAGFHRIESPAGILAAVADSDAVSVLPRRVAAASPQAASLALRPIGEDGYWFHWHAARRRTDSRAEIASLIARLAASGAAG; encoded by the coding sequence ATGATCCGACTGGACCGAAAACATCTCGCACTGGTGTGTGCCATTGCCCGCGAGGGCACTATGACCGCTGCCGCAAATGCGCTCGCCGTCTCGCAACCTGCCCTCAGCAAGCAGCTGACGCAGCTGGAGGAGATGCTCGGCACGCCCCTGTTTGAGCGCACCGGCAAGAGCACATCCACCGGCCAGACGACAATGCGCCTGACCCGTCCCGGCCGCGCGTTCGAACAACGTGCCCGCAGCTTGCTGGAAGAGTTTCAGGCCTTCGAGACCACGCTCAATACCCGGGTGGGCGGCGCATCGGGCCGCCTGCGCATTGCCACGGACGTCATTCACAACGATGCAGCCCTTGCCCGCGCCATGCGTGCCTTTGCCAGCGACCACCCCGGCATCGAACTTGATGCAGGCCCCGAAATCGCGCCTCTGGATGCGCTGACGGCGGAGAAGGTGGACGTGGCCATCGTCGGTGAGGCGCCGACACTGTCCGGCGTCGCGTACACCCAGCTGGAGCCCGATGAGCTGGTAGCGGTCATGCGCGCAGACCATGGCCTGGCCGCAAAGGCACATGTCGCGCCTGACGACCTCGAAGGTCAGGAAGTCATCTATCACCTGGAACTCGAACGCTCGATCCTCCACAGACGGTATCTCAAGCCCGCGGGCATCCGCATCGCGGGCTTCCATCGCATCGAGAGCCCCGCAGGCATCCTGGCGGCCGTGGCAGATAGTGACGCCGTCAGTGTGTTGCCAAGGCGGGTGGCAGCAGCCTCGCCCCAGGCCGCGTCGCTGGCGCTGCGGCCCATTGGGGAGGACGGATACTGGTTCCACTGGCATGCAGCCCGCCGGCGGACCGATAGCCGGGCGGAGATCGCGAGTCTGATTGCCCGGCTGGCAGCTTCGGGTGCGGCCGGTTAG
- the trmB gene encoding tRNA (guanosine(46)-N7)-methyltransferase TrmB translates to MADRHKDEGQPFTRRPLIYGRAKGKALSPRQQKLFADVLPRIAVPTDTPLDPYTLFSDVSQVHVEIGFGGGEHLIARAAQNPDIGFIGCEPFLNGVAKTLAAIEEQELPNIRLHHGDARDVLDALKPDTLDRVYLLYPDPWPKSRQNKRRFVGGDTLTSLARVIRPGKILQVASDIPDYIQWTLREIADNGQFTQTAQSLADHDTPPPGWPGTRYEAKAIREGRTPCYLEFERL, encoded by the coding sequence ATGGCTGATCGACACAAAGATGAGGGGCAGCCGTTTACGCGGCGGCCCCTTATTTATGGCCGCGCCAAAGGCAAGGCACTGTCACCGCGCCAGCAAAAACTGTTTGCGGATGTTCTGCCGCGCATTGCGGTTCCGACCGACACACCACTTGATCCGTACACGTTGTTTTCTGACGTGAGCCAAGTGCATGTGGAAATCGGCTTTGGCGGTGGTGAGCATCTGATCGCCCGGGCAGCGCAGAACCCCGACATCGGTTTCATCGGCTGCGAACCGTTTCTCAATGGTGTTGCCAAGACCCTGGCCGCCATTGAAGAACAAGAGCTGCCCAACATCCGCCTGCACCATGGGGATGCCCGCGACGTGCTGGACGCGCTCAAGCCCGATACGCTGGACCGGGTCTATCTGCTCTATCCAGATCCTTGGCCCAAATCGCGCCAGAACAAGCGGCGCTTCGTCGGCGGTGACACGCTCACAAGCCTCGCCCGCGTGATCCGCCCCGGCAAGATCCTGCAGGTCGCAAGCGACATCCCCGACTACATCCAGTGGACCCTGCGCGAAATTGCCGACAACGGGCAATTCACCCAGACCGCTCAAAGCCTGGCGGACCACGACACGCCACCCCCCGGCTGGCCCGGCACCCGCTACGAGGCCAAAGCCATCCGCGAAGGCCGCACGCCCTGCTATCTGGAGTTTGAGCGGCTATAA
- the metK gene encoding methionine adenosyltransferase: MGRPPAVARSSYLFTSESVSEGHPDKVCDRVSDEIVDLIFRTAEKEGMDASQVRVAAETLTTTNKVVIAGEVRVPESLLGDGDRVTPAPFEEVARAAIKDIGYEQDGFHWKNADVDVLLHAQSADIAQGVDAAGNKDEGAGDQGIMFGYACRETDVLMPAPIVFSHRILKSLADARHGDANSGLGPDSKSQVTLKYENGKPVGATSVVVSTQHAEGLTTDQVREIVRPHVLDVLPDGWMCPEDEFYVNPTGIFVIGGPDGDAGLTGRKIIVDTYGGAAPHGGGAFSGKDPTKVDRSAAYASRYVAKNVVAAGFADKCTIQLAYAIGVSKPLSVYVDLHGTGNVDEAKLEGAIQEAMDLSPRGIREHLNLNKAIYARSAAYGHFGRDADAEGGFSWEKTDLVEPLKAAIS; the protein is encoded by the coding sequence ATGGGGAGACCACCTGCCGTGGCACGTTCCAGCTATCTGTTTACCAGTGAGTCCGTTTCTGAAGGCCATCCTGACAAGGTCTGCGACCGGGTTTCCGACGAAATCGTGGACCTGATTTTCCGGACCGCTGAAAAGGAAGGCATGGACGCCTCCCAGGTGCGTGTTGCCGCTGAAACGCTGACCACAACAAACAAAGTGGTGATCGCCGGGGAAGTGCGCGTACCCGAAAGTCTTCTGGGAGACGGCGACCGCGTCACACCAGCGCCATTTGAAGAAGTTGCCCGTGCCGCCATCAAGGACATCGGCTACGAGCAGGACGGCTTCCACTGGAAGAACGCTGACGTTGACGTGTTGTTGCACGCCCAGTCCGCCGATATTGCCCAGGGTGTGGATGCTGCAGGTAACAAGGACGAAGGCGCCGGCGACCAGGGCATTATGTTCGGCTACGCCTGCCGCGAAACAGACGTGCTGATGCCAGCACCAATCGTGTTCTCGCACCGCATTCTGAAATCACTGGCTGACGCCCGCCACGGCGATGCCAACTCAGGCCTCGGCCCGGACTCAAAGAGCCAGGTCACCCTGAAATATGAAAACGGTAAGCCCGTTGGTGCGACATCCGTTGTTGTGTCCACCCAGCATGCTGAAGGCCTCACCACCGACCAGGTCCGCGAAATTGTTCGCCCGCATGTTCTCGACGTGCTGCCCGATGGCTGGATGTGCCCGGAAGACGAATTCTACGTAAACCCCACAGGCATCTTTGTGATTGGTGGCCCGGACGGTGACGCAGGCCTCACAGGCCGCAAGATCATCGTGGACACCTATGGCGGCGCAGCGCCCCACGGTGGCGGCGCATTCTCCGGCAAGGACCCCACCAAGGTGGACCGTTCTGCTGCTTATGCTTCCCGCTACGTGGCCAAGAATGTTGTGGCTGCCGGTTTTGCTGACAAGTGCACCATCCAGCTGGCTTACGCCATTGGCGTCTCCAAGCCGCTGTCCGTTTATGTGGACCTGCACGGCACAGGCAATGTGGATGAAGCCAAGCTTGAAGGCGCGATCCAGGAAGCCATGGATCTGAGCCCGCGCGGCATCCGTGAGCACCTGAACCTCAACAAGGCGATCTATGCCCGCTCCGCTGCCTATGGCCACTTTGGCCGTGACGCAGACGCAGAGGGCGGCTTCTCCTGGGAGAAGACGGATCTCGTTGAGCCGCTCAAAGCAGCCATCAGCTAG
- the nusA gene encoding transcription termination factor NusA — translation MAQAISANRLELLQIADAVAREKSIDKAIVIEALEDAIQKAARSRYGAENEIRAQIDPKTGEIKLNRLQEVVEEVENDATELSLEEARVRNPAAVVGDFLTEPLPPIDFGRIAAQTAKQVIVQKVRDAERDRQFDEYKDRVGEIIHGLVKRVEYGHVIVDMGRAEAIVRRDEQIPREAFRTGDRIRAYVFDVRREQRGPQIFLSRTHPQFMAKLFEQEVPEIYDGIIEIRSVARDPGSRAKIAVISNDGSIDPVGACVGMRGSRVQAVVNELQGEKIDIIQWSPDPATFIVNGLAPAEVVKVVLDEDAERIEVVVPDDQLSLAIGRRGQNVRLASQLSGWTIDILTEAEESERRQAEFAERSKLFEEALDVDEVIAQLLASEGFATVEEIAYVESEEVSDIEGFDEDTAAEIQARATEYLEKLDAARDAKRKELGVEDEVGEVPGITSAMMVSLGENDVKNVEDLAGCATDDLTGYYESVEGERRREPGFLDGHDVSPQEAEEIIMAARVKAGWITEEDLEAMRAEAEAAEAGEEGEEGEAEEVPAE, via the coding sequence ATGGCACAGGCTATTAGCGCCAACCGGCTCGAGCTTCTGCAGATTGCTGACGCGGTCGCCCGCGAAAAGTCCATCGACAAGGCAATCGTCATCGAGGCGCTGGAAGACGCAATCCAGAAGGCCGCCCGCTCTCGCTACGGCGCGGAAAATGAAATCCGCGCGCAGATCGATCCCAAGACCGGTGAGATCAAACTCAACCGGCTGCAGGAAGTGGTCGAGGAAGTTGAGAATGATGCGACCGAACTCTCTTTGGAAGAAGCCCGTGTCCGCAACCCGGCCGCTGTGGTTGGCGACTTTCTGACCGAGCCGCTGCCACCCATCGATTTTGGCCGCATTGCCGCCCAGACCGCCAAGCAGGTGATTGTGCAGAAGGTCCGCGACGCTGAGCGCGACCGTCAGTTTGATGAATACAAGGATCGCGTCGGCGAGATCATTCATGGTCTGGTCAAGCGTGTGGAATATGGCCACGTCATCGTCGACATGGGCCGTGCCGAAGCCATTGTGCGCCGTGACGAGCAGATCCCGCGCGAAGCCTTCCGCACCGGCGACCGCATCCGCGCCTATGTGTTTGATGTGCGCCGCGAGCAGCGTGGCCCGCAGATCTTCCTGTCGCGCACGCATCCCCAGTTCATGGCGAAGCTGTTTGAACAGGAAGTGCCCGAAATCTACGACGGCATCATCGAAATCCGCTCTGTGGCGCGTGATCCCGGCAGCCGTGCCAAGATCGCCGTCATCTCGAATGACGGCTCCATTGATCCTGTCGGTGCCTGCGTTGGTATGCGCGGCAGCCGTGTGCAGGCCGTTGTGAACGAGCTGCAGGGCGAAAAGATCGACATCATCCAGTGGTCGCCAGACCCCGCGACCTTCATCGTAAACGGCCTTGCCCCTGCTGAAGTGGTGAAGGTGGTGCTCGACGAAGACGCAGAGCGCATTGAAGTCGTTGTGCCTGACGATCAGTTGTCGCTGGCCATTGGCCGCCGTGGCCAGAATGTGCGTCTTGCCTCACAGCTGTCCGGCTGGACCATCGACATTCTGACCGAAGCTGAAGAAAGCGAACGCCGCCAGGCTGAATTCGCTGAACGCTCCAAGCTCTTTGAAGAAGCGCTGGATGTGGACGAAGTGATTGCCCAGCTGCTGGCCTCTGAAGGCTTCGCAACGGTCGAAGAAATCGCTTACGTTGAATCTGAAGAAGTCTCCGACATCGAAGGCTTTGATGAGGACACGGCTGCGGAAATTCAGGCCCGTGCAACCGAGTATCTTGAAAAGCTCGATGCCGCCCGCGATGCCAAGCGCAAGGAGCTGGGCGTTGAGGATGAAGTCGGTGAAGTGCCGGGCATCACATCAGCCATGATGGTGTCCCTGGGCGAGAACGACGTGAAGAACGTTGAAGATCTTGCCGGCTGCGCCACCGACGACCTGACGGGCTACTACGAGAGCGTTGAAGGCGAACGCCGCCGTGAGCCGGGCTTCCTGGACGGACATGATGTGTCCCCGCAGGAAGCAGAAGAGATTATTATGGCCGCCCGCGTAAAAGCAGGCTGGATCACCGAAGAAGACCTCGAAGCCATGCGGGCCGAAGCAGAAGCTGCTGAAGCCGGTGAAGAGGGCGAAGAAGGTGAAGCAGAAGAGGTGCCTGCTGAGTGA
- the lnt gene encoding apolipoprotein N-acyltransferase has product MQGIVGGVTRLADWLAGRSGWQRLGLAAIAGALTVFAMPPFGLWPLLLVTYPALLWLLDGIEPEAEHRFAGWRSAALTAWAFGFGFFLAGLYWIGSAFLVEADQFAWMLPFVALIMPGGLALFFAGTAVAARAVSRTGATRVLTFVVAFALAEWLRGHVLTGFPWNSLGYGFSVSDTLVQATSLWGLYGHTLLAALVATAPALLAGPGISVTRSRAAAFVCFAGVLPLALFGFGLWRLSLPTPADVADVKLRIVQPNIAQKDKWRPELRAVNFSRLLRLSRAQDNLDGITHVIWPESAPPFLLADNPDARALVADMLPDGVHLITGAVRAEPLPQTMPDGRWARFFNSVMVLDANATITATYDKAHLVPFGEYLPAQKLLNAIGLQQLTRQRGGYSSGPGPQSVNVPGMPQMGPLVCYEVIFPGNSVGVQRPGWLLNATNDAWFGDSIGPRQHFFQARMRAVEQGLPLIRAANTGISAVVGPRGQIRAHLRLGEAGVLDQNLPGKIDPTIYSRSGGLLFWIGCLVLVLTILYSKMAKHRQH; this is encoded by the coding sequence ATGCAGGGGATTGTTGGGGGAGTAACCCGGCTGGCGGATTGGCTGGCGGGGCGATCAGGCTGGCAGAGGCTTGGTCTGGCAGCCATTGCAGGTGCGCTCACAGTGTTTGCCATGCCGCCCTTTGGGCTGTGGCCATTGCTGCTTGTCACCTACCCGGCGCTGCTTTGGCTGTTGGACGGTATTGAGCCTGAAGCTGAACATCGCTTTGCAGGTTGGCGATCCGCGGCCTTAACAGCGTGGGCTTTTGGCTTTGGCTTCTTTCTGGCCGGGCTTTACTGGATAGGCTCTGCCTTTCTTGTGGAAGCAGATCAGTTCGCATGGATGCTGCCCTTTGTGGCGCTCATCATGCCTGGCGGTCTGGCCTTGTTTTTTGCAGGCACCGCGGTTGCCGCTCGTGCCGTATCCCGAACCGGCGCCACGCGCGTTCTGACCTTTGTTGTCGCCTTTGCGCTCGCCGAATGGTTGCGCGGTCATGTGTTGACGGGCTTTCCCTGGAACAGCCTTGGGTATGGGTTCTCCGTCTCGGACACGCTCGTGCAGGCCACGTCCTTGTGGGGCCTTTACGGACACACCCTTCTGGCGGCGCTTGTTGCAACCGCGCCCGCGTTGCTGGCAGGCCCGGGCATTAGCGTGACGCGCAGTCGGGCCGCCGCATTCGTGTGTTTCGCCGGCGTTCTGCCTCTGGCGCTTTTCGGGTTTGGTCTGTGGCGGCTGTCATTGCCCACACCCGCTGATGTGGCCGACGTCAAACTTCGGATTGTGCAGCCGAACATTGCCCAGAAAGACAAATGGCGACCAGAGCTGCGGGCGGTCAACTTTTCGCGCCTTTTGCGCCTCAGCCGGGCGCAGGACAATCTGGACGGCATCACCCACGTCATCTGGCCGGAAAGCGCGCCGCCCTTTTTGCTGGCTGACAATCCTGATGCGCGTGCGCTTGTCGCCGACATGCTGCCCGATGGCGTACACCTCATCACAGGCGCGGTGCGCGCCGAGCCATTGCCCCAGACCATGCCTGATGGACGATGGGCGCGCTTCTTCAATTCGGTGATGGTGCTGGATGCCAACGCCACCATTACAGCCACCTATGACAAGGCTCATCTGGTGCCGTTCGGAGAGTATCTGCCTGCGCAAAAACTCTTGAATGCCATTGGATTGCAGCAACTGACCCGACAACGCGGAGGATATAGCAGTGGTCCAGGTCCGCAGTCTGTAAATGTGCCCGGAATGCCACAGATGGGCCCACTGGTCTGCTACGAAGTCATCTTCCCGGGAAATTCCGTAGGGGTACAAAGGCCCGGATGGCTTCTCAACGCCACCAATGATGCTTGGTTTGGTGATTCGATTGGCCCACGGCAGCATTTTTTCCAGGCAAGAATGCGCGCAGTCGAACAGGGACTTCCACTTATCCGTGCAGCTAATACTGGAATATCTGCCGTAGTTGGTCCTCGCGGCCAGATACGGGCCCATCTGCGTTTGGGGGAGGCCGGAGTATTAGACCAGAACTTACCGGGAAAAATCGATCCCACCATTTATTCTAGAAGTGGCGGTCTATTATTCTGGATTGGATGCTTAGTTCTAGTATTAACTATACTGTATTCAAAAATGGCTAAACACAGACAACACTGA